The Trichocoleus sp. FACHB-46 genome has a segment encoding these proteins:
- a CDS encoding YegS/Rv2252/BmrU family lipid kinase: MIRSACLIFNPIAGQSDPAQDLAKIRALLEPEMELEILSTTKTVDADQLAYNAVQRGVEALIASGGDGTLSATAAALVGTDIPLGVISRGTANAFANALGIPDSIEAACATILAGETKKVDAAYCNGKPMLLLAGIGFEAETVEQADRTSKNRLGMLAYILAGVKQLGQLPAFDAEIETDDQIIQVSASAITVANAAPPTSILAQGPAGVIFDDGLLDLTVVAPRNVAGAIAASYHLLQSALTGNATERDDIGYLRAKRLKVSTQPPQKVVLDGELIGTTPIELECVPQGLTIFAPSAPETVIEEKLDGLPNLVVVSKAQLESEDDEKSSEVR; the protein is encoded by the coding sequence ATGATCCGCTCAGCTTGCCTCATTTTCAATCCCATCGCTGGCCAAAGCGACCCAGCCCAAGATTTAGCTAAAATTCGGGCTTTGCTGGAGCCAGAGATGGAGCTAGAGATTCTATCGACGACCAAGACAGTCGATGCGGATCAACTTGCCTATAACGCGGTGCAGCGAGGAGTGGAAGCTTTAATCGCCTCTGGCGGGGATGGCACTTTATCGGCGACCGCAGCCGCTCTGGTCGGTACCGATATTCCTCTGGGGGTGATTTCACGCGGCACCGCTAACGCCTTTGCCAATGCGCTCGGCATTCCTGACAGCATTGAAGCTGCTTGCGCCACCATCTTGGCCGGAGAAACTAAAAAGGTAGATGCGGCTTACTGTAATGGCAAACCCATGCTCCTGCTAGCTGGGATTGGCTTTGAAGCTGAGACGGTTGAACAAGCAGACCGCACTTCTAAAAATCGCTTGGGTATGCTGGCTTACATCCTAGCCGGAGTCAAGCAACTGGGGCAGCTACCTGCCTTTGACGCAGAAATTGAAACAGATGACCAAATTATTCAAGTTTCCGCTTCGGCGATTACCGTGGCCAATGCAGCCCCACCCACTTCAATTCTGGCGCAGGGACCGGCTGGGGTGATTTTTGATGATGGTTTGCTTGACCTAACGGTAGTGGCTCCCCGCAATGTAGCAGGGGCGATCGCAGCTTCCTATCATCTGCTGCAATCTGCCCTGACTGGCAACGCCACCGAGCGGGATGACATTGGCTATTTGAGAGCAAAACGTCTGAAAGTTTCAACTCAGCCTCCCCAGAAGGTAGTTTTGGATGGGGAACTAATTGGTACAACTCCCATCGAACTAGAGTGTGTCCCGCAAGGATTAACTATTTTTGCACCGTCCGCGCCTGAAACCGTTATCGAAGAAAAGTTAGATGGGTTGCCTAACTTAGTTGTGGTTTCTAAAGCGCAATTAGAGTCAGAGGACGACGAAAAATCTTCTGAGGTTCGGTAA
- a CDS encoding chlororespiratory reduction protein 7: MPDPLMYRQDHFVVLAANQPEQFLTAAELLSKLEAILAQRQDSLPQDLQKLSSIPDQAQYLLDTSCELDMGPGDFLQWYVVRLEK, translated from the coding sequence ATGCCCGACCCATTAATGTACAGGCAGGACCATTTTGTGGTTTTGGCAGCTAATCAGCCAGAACAATTTCTCACGGCTGCTGAACTGCTCAGCAAACTGGAGGCGATTTTAGCCCAACGCCAAGACAGCCTGCCTCAAGATTTGCAGAAGCTTAGCTCTATCCCAGACCAGGCCCAATATCTGCTAGACACTTCTTGCGAACTCGATATGGGGCCTGGGGATTTTTTGCAGTGGTATGTAGTCAGACTGGAAAAGTAA
- a CDS encoding DUF2854 domain-containing protein: protein MLRQTSLGTLGLGVGGALTLIGFVAYFSSNATLNLVGFFYGIPLLLGGLALIASELKPVPYTQPTPPAIAELRDQQATTTQNQIRKDVTRYRYGQSAHLDSSLSHLGLSPTNEERPELIGIRETQIDAAYALILEFNSPLISLETWQQKQAKIEGFFGPGIRVQLTQPVERQIEVALITAPPAQPQATD, encoded by the coding sequence ATGTTACGTCAAACTTCTCTAGGAACGCTGGGATTAGGAGTAGGTGGGGCTCTAACCTTAATCGGTTTTGTAGCTTACTTTTCTAGTAACGCCACCTTAAATCTTGTGGGATTCTTCTATGGCATTCCGCTACTTCTAGGAGGGTTGGCGCTGATAGCTTCAGAACTCAAGCCAGTTCCTTATACACAACCCACACCACCAGCGATCGCTGAGCTACGGGATCAGCAAGCCACCACAACCCAGAATCAGATTCGTAAAGATGTGACTCGCTATCGGTACGGCCAATCTGCTCATTTAGACTCTTCGCTGAGCCACCTAGGGTTAAGCCCTACCAATGAGGAGCGTCCTGAGCTGATCGGCATTCGCGAAACCCAAATTGATGCTGCTTATGCCTTGATTTTGGAGTTCAATTCTCCGCTCATTTCCTTGGAAACTTGGCAGCAGAAGCAAGCAAAAATAGAAGGGTTTTTTGGTCCTGGCATTCGAGTCCAACTAACCCAACCAGTAGAGCGTCAGATTGAAGTGGCTCTGATTACTGCACCCCCAGCCCAGCCTCAAGCCACTGACTGA
- a CDS encoding response regulator transcription factor, with translation MLSCMRSALRVLVVDDHELTRLSLKLALQNQSNIELVGLASNGQEAVELVKHQHPDVIIIDLQMPVLDGLSASTQIKSFAPNIRIIAYSSVDDPQTEVMIQTAKIDAFCKKDVATHELVALVKELGQAAKNASA, from the coding sequence ATGTTATCCTGTATGCGCTCTGCCCTCCGTGTCCTTGTTGTCGATGATCATGAGTTGACTCGACTCAGCCTCAAGCTGGCTTTACAGAACCAATCCAACATTGAACTGGTTGGTCTAGCGAGTAATGGTCAAGAAGCAGTTGAGCTGGTTAAGCATCAGCACCCTGATGTAATTATTATTGATTTACAAATGCCAGTTTTGGATGGTTTAAGCGCATCCACCCAGATTAAAAGCTTTGCTCCCAATATTCGCATCATCGCTTACTCATCAGTAGACGATCCTCAAACAGAGGTGATGATTCAAACAGCCAAAATTGACGCTTTCTGCAAGAAAGACGTTGCGACTCATGAACTTGTAGCTTTGGTGAAAGAACTAGGGCAAGCAGCTAAGAATGCGAGTGCCTAA
- the ppk1 gene encoding polyphosphate kinase 1: MPKTKKIIAEPSLTDSQYYFSREMSWLEFNNRVLHEAFDPRTPLIERLKFMGIFSSNLDEYFMVRVSALKQQVEAKVSQLTSEGRNPQEQLDAICDRLRPMVIKQHRHFEQALRPQLANQGIYLLDYMDLNQEQRVYLQRYFEEQIFPVLTPLAVDPSHPFPYISNLSLNLAVVIQDPETEEEFFARVKVPKVLPRFLQLPENLQLQHKGQGGAWTGVPLEQVVAHNLESLFPGMNIQEYYPFRITRNADLELEEDEADDLMLAIEQELRKRRFGGSVVRLEIQSSTPPAVREMLIQEMSLEESDVYEVEGMLGLSDLMSFLALPRPDLKDAPWSPVVPARLRRLSQPTSDRNGPEGEDGEDFFSLIRKQDLMVHHPYQSFSGTVQRFITHAAHDPDVLAIKMTLYRTSGDSPILNALIAAAENGKQVAVLVELKARFDEENNINWARKLEKVGVHVVYGLVGLKTHTKIALVVRREENRIRRYVHIGTGNYNPKTARIYTDIGLLSCRDELGADLTDLFNYLTGYSRQQSYRKLLVAPVNLRDRMLSLIYREIENCKNGLPSRIVAKMNALVDKRIMVALYEASQAGVQIDLIIRGICCLRPGIKGVSDNIRVVSIVGRFLEHSRIFYFHNGGEDEVFIGSADWMPRNLDRRVEAVVSIEDPDLKKDLQEILGTMLSDNRHAWELQPNGRYIQRRPAADCPELSSQKILMEMAASSTT, encoded by the coding sequence ATGCCGAAAACTAAAAAGATCATTGCTGAGCCCAGCCTCACTGACTCCCAGTATTATTTCAGCCGCGAGATGAGCTGGCTGGAGTTTAATAACCGGGTCTTGCATGAAGCCTTTGACCCTCGTACTCCTTTGATAGAGCGCCTCAAGTTTATGGGCATTTTTAGCTCTAACTTGGATGAGTACTTTATGGTGCGGGTATCGGCCCTGAAGCAGCAGGTAGAAGCGAAGGTCAGCCAGCTCACCTCAGAGGGGCGCAATCCTCAAGAGCAACTCGATGCCATCTGCGATCGCCTGCGACCTATGGTGATCAAGCAGCATCGGCATTTTGAGCAAGCCTTGCGGCCCCAACTCGCCAACCAAGGCATTTATCTGCTCGACTACATGGACTTAAACCAAGAGCAGCGGGTTTATTTGCAGCGCTACTTTGAAGAGCAGATTTTTCCAGTGCTCACGCCTCTGGCGGTTGATCCGAGCCATCCCTTCCCCTACATTTCCAATCTCAGCCTCAACTTGGCGGTGGTGATTCAAGATCCAGAGACGGAGGAAGAATTTTTCGCCCGCGTCAAAGTTCCTAAAGTGCTACCCCGCTTCTTGCAGTTACCGGAAAACTTACAGCTACAGCACAAGGGCCAAGGCGGAGCTTGGACAGGAGTGCCGCTGGAGCAAGTGGTGGCTCATAACCTGGAGTCTTTGTTTCCAGGCATGAACATCCAAGAGTACTATCCCTTCCGGATTACCCGCAATGCCGACCTCGAACTGGAAGAAGATGAAGCCGATGATTTGATGCTTGCGATCGAGCAGGAGTTACGGAAGCGGCGGTTTGGCGGTTCCGTGGTGCGTTTGGAGATTCAATCTTCCACTCCCCCAGCAGTACGAGAAATGTTGATTCAGGAGATGTCGCTCGAGGAAAGCGATGTCTACGAAGTGGAAGGCATGCTGGGACTGAGCGATCTGATGTCCTTTTTGGCCTTGCCACGGCCAGATCTTAAAGATGCTCCTTGGTCTCCCGTTGTCCCAGCTCGTTTGCGGCGCTTGAGTCAACCTACGAGCGATCGCAATGGCCCAGAAGGAGAAGATGGGGAAGATTTCTTCAGCTTGATTCGGAAGCAAGACTTGATGGTGCATCACCCGTACCAATCGTTTTCGGGGACGGTGCAGCGCTTCATTACCCATGCCGCCCATGATCCAGACGTGCTAGCGATCAAAATGACGCTCTACCGCACCTCTGGCGACTCGCCCATTCTCAACGCCCTGATTGCTGCTGCTGAGAATGGCAAGCAAGTAGCTGTTTTAGTAGAACTCAAAGCTCGCTTTGACGAAGAAAACAATATCAACTGGGCCCGCAAGCTGGAAAAAGTGGGCGTGCATGTGGTTTATGGCCTAGTAGGACTGAAGACCCATACCAAAATTGCCTTGGTAGTGCGCCGGGAAGAGAACCGCATTCGTCGCTACGTCCACATTGGCACCGGAAATTACAACCCCAAAACAGCGCGGATCTATACCGATATTGGTTTGTTGAGCTGTCGTGATGAGTTGGGGGCTGATTTAACCGATCTGTTCAATTATCTAACGGGCTATTCCCGCCAACAGTCCTATCGCAAGTTGTTAGTCGCTCCAGTTAACTTGCGCGATCGCATGTTGAGCTTGATCTACCGAGAAATTGAAAACTGCAAAAACGGCTTGCCTAGTCGCATCGTCGCCAAAATGAACGCTTTGGTAGACAAGCGAATTATGGTGGCTTTATACGAAGCTTCTCAAGCAGGGGTCCAAATTGACCTCATCATTCGTGGCATCTGTTGCCTCAGACCTGGCATCAAAGGTGTCAGCGACAACATCCGTGTTGTTAGTATCGTAGGCCGTTTCCTAGAGCACTCCCGTATCTTTTACTTCCACAACGGAGGGGAGGATGAAGTCTTTATTGGCAGTGCCGACTGGATGCCACGCAACCTAGACCGCCGTGTAGAGGCAGTCGTATCCATTGAAGACCCAGACCTGAAAAAAGACTTACAAGAAATCTTGGGAACCATGCTCTCCGACAACCGCCATGCCTGGGAACTACAACCAAATGGCCGCTACATTCAACGTCGCCCCGCAGCGGACTGTCCAGAACTCAGCTCGCAAAAAATTCTCATGGAGATGGCAGCCAGCTCAACAACTTAA